The Vigna unguiculata cultivar IT97K-499-35 chromosome 11, ASM411807v1, whole genome shotgun sequence genomic sequence aaaataaatgttatactgatattttttaaaaattacatttttattaaatattttttgtttaggaTTAGAGTTGATTCAAAATTagaaccaaaattttaaaagtggaGAATAACAACATTAATTTAACAagttaagaggttaaaaatcacataaagaattgaaaatcacataaacattatactaataagttatattactttatattatttttaaccgcttaaaattttaaattactggtcttattccttattttaaaaattttattttcattttaaatcaactctaactctaaattaaaaatatttaataaaaatgtaaattttaataagaatatcaatataaaatttatataaaaattaaatttggtctctatttggagaggaacaaaattgctaatttttttttaaaaatagaccaaattgaacaaaaataatgaatatcaaattgaatatagaaaactgactctgacacgtgacattatattagcttgacacgtggacatatttttttaaattttaaaatttttttaaaaaaaaaattcaatttgttttttaaaaaaaaaaaacacacaaaatgacacgtgaatATGAATAATTAGTAGAGTTAAGGATAACGTCACAAAAGATTGAACAATAATGACTGTCAAGGCACACCCTAATAAAAAACATCACCAATGGGATTTCCACCTCCGAGAAATACCTTACAACAATTTATCATATACCTttgtttcataatataaacCAATCATGTACATCCTTaatcacattttcatatttatatagcAATAAttccattttaatcaattacaATCTcaaacatatacatacataaagTACATCAAAATAGTGAAAATTATTTCTCTGACCACATACTTCAAAACAAAGATCCTACCGATATAAGTTAAGATTCATGTGTCTAGGATCAactgtcaaaatttcagctcgattTTACGGGTAATGAAGcaggaatcttcattttaccaaGGGTAtgcatattaaaaaacaaagtgGTGTTCGACGCTAGAAAAGTGGTGCCCGACGCTCAGCCATAGGAATCCACTAACTTCTAGCACCCGACGATCCAAAAGTGACACCCGACGACACAAAGTCAGTCAGATTTTGGAGTTTAGGAGTGATGTAAGAAAAAATGGtgttgtgacattttttttcaattccaaTAAAGATGACATAAAGAAATAACATCAACAATGCCATAAGGACAAAAAGTATCATTTTGTAAAAGggaaggtaaaaaaaaaatatttggaggaCAAAAACTAATTGTGCCCCCATTTTGAAAGACTGAATATACATTTAAGGTTTTAATAAACTTTCAAAAAATTACATCTCAATTAAATTCACATGACAAATGCCAGGTAGACAACCATTTTTCACATCAATGTCACTAATACTACTTATCCTTAGAGTATTgttgaaatcatttttatatataattcaacatatttgaaatatattgtatgaacaaataattagaaaaacgTATAATTATAGGAGAAATATTTTGAATGTCAGAATACACTTGATAAAtattgaaaagattaaaaattctaaaagtaATAACACATTCTGTAacaaaagaattattaaaataaaataaaataaattatcaaaatgtagtgtttttttaaattatataataaataaaaatattttaataatttaaaatgaagaCACATGAAACAAGACCAACCGTacatactataatttaaaatattaatattatatttacatatgcgtacaatataaaaattcatgtctcataaataaaagtcaaaacaaactatatttataaaatataaagtatattcaactttttttttatatattttattttctaattctttttcaAGTAACCGTTATTTTGaactaaaatataacaattttccttttattctttaaattataattaatttaaatttaattatttatatttaaaataattattttattattttaaattactattatttaaatttaattattattttaaattaagataattatttaagatattaattactatgataaaaaaatattaaatatgttttagatcatacaaaattagaatttatcattatttaaaatttgaaaaggtAATTaactcatttaatttaaaaggagtatatttattattttttaaatttgagacagaattttattgaaaatttgaaaaaattaaattccaattttttatataaatttaagtgtTAAAGGGAATTTCGGCATTAGTCTTTATTcgaaattttatactaatttagtcttttatttattagaaatgtgtaaatttagttattttttttaaattttgttaaaattttaaacacattttatgataatatgtCAGTTAACAACAAAGATGTATCAGAGAATGTAAACAATTTATATACTATCATGAGATATACTTAAAATGTCACATAAATTTcactaaatataattaaaaaaactaaatttacacatttattaaaataaaaaattaaattaatttaaatttttaaaaagagactaattttaaattttaaatatattttaaattaaaagtaaatatcagAACGAACTTAGGATAAACCATTAGCACAAGTTTccatgaaaaaaatagttattgtaGTGTGGACCCACtacttacaaaatatttatgatcTTCTACCGTTTCATTCTCCCAAATCAGTAACTCCCGCTCTCTTCCTTCATCTCCCACCTATTTCTCCTGTAAGGAGATGGCGTTAAACAAACAAACTCAGGGAGTTAAAGAGTGAAGTGATGCATGATGACCCCAACACCTTTGCATGTAATGTTGAATGGACAAATGTGAAGTATTGGGGAAGCCAATCAAGAGCGCAGAATCCCCATATCCCGACAAACCAAAACACCATGCAACTCCTCAAAACCCCTCTCTCATTCATTTCTTCATTCACTCCTCTATCCGCTCTCAATCATGTCCGTTCCCGCTCTCACATTCCAAATTCACAACTTCATCCGCTCCATGTGCGACGATGTAAGCACTacctctctctcacacacaccaCTCTCTCACCGATTCGGTTACTAATCGctgtgttgtgttgttgttcCGATTTTCACAGGGACTCGTCAACGAGCAATTCCTTTACCTTGAAACTGCGAGGCTACATCCTCTTCGCCGCGACGCTCTCCTGCGAACCGTCACGGCCTACTCTCTCTCCTCCAAAGGCTTATTTTCTGCTATCACTAGCCAGCTGTGACTATAACCACCTGATTCTCTGtttacttttttgtttcttttctcattttacGCAAATTTAGTTTCTAATGATTCCTTGCCTCCGTTGTTTATCGGTGTAACTGTGACTCTTTTTATCCTCTTGCGCAGTGAACAGCAGCAGGTTGATTTTGAAAGAGTTAGTGATCTTGCCCGGGATTTATATGCCAGATCGAGCGGGTAATGATGGTGAATAAGTGAATTTACTGACTTTGGGATTGGATTGTGGTTTTGATAATTTCACTCTGAAGTAGAGTGCTAACGGactcttttctttttgaatacatcctttattaatgataaataaacTATCAGTTTGGTTCCTTGAGTATTGAGTGTTACTTTCTTGAATTGTCttcaaaagaaagaaattatacTAGTTGTTCCTTAAAGTATGGATTTCCA encodes the following:
- the LOC114168953 gene encoding histidine-containing phosphotransfer protein 2-like — its product is MSVPALTFQIHNFIRSMCDDGLVNEQFLYLETARLHPLRRDALLRTVTAYSLSSKGLFSAITSQLEQQQVDFERVSDLARDLYARSSGIGAESVKCACAELIQASERKDKDYCSLALYWTKNRFSCLRDKFETLVKMERSILNLENGQ